The following is a genomic window from Butyricimonas faecihominis.
TCGATTAAGTGATTTTAATCACCCAATCATCGAATCGGCAATCACGGAATCTTTTTCATTCTAAACTCTAAATTCTACATTACTTTAAACTTTTCTTCATTTTCAATTGTAAAATATTATTTTTGTCGGCGTGTGTAAATATTAGTAATAAATTGATAGTATGAGTGTGACAACAAAAAAGAAAGAGAAAGTAAAGTTTAGTAAAGCGTTTTGGGTTGCCAACACGGTAGAATTGTTAGAGCGTGCCGCTTATTACGGGGTGTTCGTCGTGATCACGTTATATTTGAGTAACGTCTTAGGATTCACGGATATTCAGGCGGCTACTATTGCGGGAGTTTTTTCCGCTTGTTTGTATTTATTGCCGACATTTTCGGGTGCGCTTGCCGATAAGATCGGTTTTCGTAAGTCGATGTTATTGGCGTTTACCTTATTGTCGTTAGGTTATTTGGGTTTGGGATTATTCCCGAATTTTCTGGCTTCGACGGGATTGGTAGAGTACGGTTACGTGACAAAGTTTACGGGATTGCAGGAAAGCGGTTATCGCTACGGGATTATTCCGATCATGATTCTGATTATTGTGGGAGGATCATTCATCAAGAGTGTGATTTCCGGTACGGTGGCCAAAGAGACGGACGAGAAAAGTCGGGCAAGAGGGTTTGCTATTTTTTACGGGATGGTGAATATCGGGGCTTTCTCCGGAAAGGTTCTTGTCACCCCGTTACGTGATGCCATGGGGCATGAGGGGATGATCGTGTTAAATTATTTCTCTGCGGGAATGACTTTCCTTGCGTTGATCGCGATTTATTTATTTTACAAGAGTGATAAACATGCCGGGGAGGGAAAGACTTTCGGACAGATATGGACGGCTTTGGTGAAAGTTTGTACTAACGGACGGTTGATTGTTTTGATCTTGATTATTACCGGGTTCTGGATGGTACAACATCAGTTGTATGCCACGATGCCGAAATACGTGACCCGTTTGGCGGGAGAGGCAAGTGCCATCGGGTGGTATGCTAACGTGAATCCTTTGGTGGTCGTGTTGACGGTGAATCTGGTGACTTCGCTGATGCGTAAAAAGTCAGCTTTGTTCTCCATGACTTGTGGTATGTTCATCATGCCGATCTCGGCTTTGTGTATGGCTTCCGGGAATATGTTGGGTGGTGGTGAGATTCTTGGATTGCATCCGGTGGCCTTCATGATGATCGTGGGAATCGTGTTCCAAGGATTGGCAGAAGTGTTTATTTCTCCTCGTTTCTTGGAATATTTCTCTTTACAAGCACCGAAGGGAGAAGAAGGAATGTATTTGGGTTTTAGTCATCTACACTCCTTTTTGTCATCCATTTTCGGGTTCGGGTTGTCCGGGTTCTTGCTGAGTAAATATTGCCCTGCCCGTGAATTATTTAGTAGCGAGGCCGATTGGATGGCTGCCTCTGCAAATGCGCATTACATCTGGTATTACTTTGCGGCAATTGCTTTGGTATCAGCCGTGGCCCTGATTATTTACGGGAAAGTGGTACGTCGGTTGGATGCGAAGAAAGCGGCAGTAACACGATAAAATTCATTTATTAAATAGTAAAGCGTCGGTAGTTTTCCTATCGACGTTTTATCTTGTCTTACTTTGGATTTGTGACAAATTTTATCGTTTCATGTTTGGATTTGTGACAAATATCAGGTGGTTTATGTTTGGATTCGTGCAAATGTTGATTGTTTTTGGAGGAGATATTAAAGAAAGCGTAAATATTATTAAACCTCTTGTTATTCTTAAAAGTTATTGCGTAATTTGTGTAGCATAAAAAGTGCTGCACAAATTACGCAATAATTATATGATTTATTATGAGTGATATAGCGAATCCTTTTCTCGTGTATGGTTATGTTAGTCCCAAGTATTTTTGTGACCGGCAGGAGGATACCCAAAAACTTATTTCCGCATTGCAGAATGGTCGGAATGTTACCTTGATGAGTCCTCGACGTATGGGGAAAACTGGATTGATTAAAAATGTCTTTTATGAGGTTGCTCGTCAGAAACCGGAGGTTGCCTGTTTTTATTTGGATATTTATTCTACCACTTGCTTGAATGATTTTATCATTCTTTTAGGGCAAACGGTTATAGGAAAGTTGGACTCCTTCTCACAGCGGACATTGGCATCGTTAACCGGTTTTTTTAAAAGTTGTCATTTGGTATTTTCTTCTGATCCGTTGAGTGGTGTCCCCCAAGTGACATTAGATTTCCAACCTACACAGGCTCAGGCTACGCTGAAAGAGATTTTTGATTATTTGGGTATGTCCGGGAAAGAATGTTATATCGCTATTGACGAGTTTCAGCAAATTGTTGATTACCAGGAAAAGGGTG
Proteins encoded in this region:
- a CDS encoding MFS transporter is translated as MTTKKKEKVKFSKAFWVANTVELLERAAYYGVFVVITLYLSNVLGFTDIQAATIAGVFSACLYLLPTFSGALADKIGFRKSMLLAFTLLSLGYLGLGLFPNFLASTGLVEYGYVTKFTGLQESGYRYGIIPIMILIIVGGSFIKSVISGTVAKETDEKSRARGFAIFYGMVNIGAFSGKVLVTPLRDAMGHEGMIVLNYFSAGMTFLALIAIYLFYKSDKHAGEGKTFGQIWTALVKVCTNGRLIVLILIITGFWMVQHQLYATMPKYVTRLAGEASAIGWYANVNPLVVVLTVNLVTSLMRKKSALFSMTCGMFIMPISALCMASGNMLGGGEILGLHPVAFMMIVGIVFQGLAEVFISPRFLEYFSLQAPKGEEGMYLGFSHLHSFLSSIFGFGLSGFLLSKYCPARELFSSEADWMAASANAHYIWYYFAAIALVSAVALIIYGKVVRRLDAKKAAVTR